The Pyrus communis chromosome 9, drPyrComm1.1, whole genome shotgun sequence genome has a segment encoding these proteins:
- the LOC137746105 gene encoding ubiquitin C-terminal hydrolase 12 isoform X2, which translates to MTMMTPAPLDQQQEDEEMLVPHSDLVEGPQPMEVAQVEPASTVDSQPVEDPPTMKFTWTIENFTRLNIKKHYSDMFVVGGYKWRILIFPKGNNVDYLSMYLDVADSGTLPYGWSRYAHFSLAVVNQIHTKYSIRKDTQHQFNARESDWGFTSFMPLGDLYDPSRGYLVNDTVVVEAEVAVRKVLDYWSYDSKKETGYVGLKNQGATCYMNSLLQTLYHIPYFRKAVYHMPTTENDMPSGSIPLALQSLFYKLQYNDSSVATKELTKSFGWDTYDSFMQHDVQELNRVLCEKLEDKMKGTVVEGTIQQLFEGHHMNYIECINVDYKSTRKESFYDLQLDVKGCRDVYASFDKYVEVERLEGDNKYHAEEHGLQDAKKGVLFIDFPPVLQLQLKRFEYDFMRDTMVKINDRYEFPLQLDLDRENGKYLSPESDKSVRNLYTLHSVLVHSGGVHGGHYYAFIRPTLSDQWYKFDDERVTKEDVKRALEEQYGGEEELPQTNPGFNNTPFKFTKYSNAYMLVYIRDSDKDKIICNVDEKDIAEHLRIRLKKEQGEKEDKRKYKAQAHLYTIIKVARDVDLTEQIGRDIYFDLVDHDKVRNFRIEKQKPFNLFKEDVAKEFGIPVQFQRFWIWAKRQNHTYRPNRPLTPQEETQSVGQLREVSNKTHNAELKLFLEVEFGPDLRPIPPPVKTKEDILLFFKLYEPEKQELRFVGRFFVKSSSKPAEILGKLNQLAGFTPDEEIELYEEIKFEPCIMCEHLDKKTSFRLSQIEDGDIICFQKSTPLESEEECKYPDVPSFLEYVHNRQVVHFRSLEKPKEEDFSLELSKLHTYDDVVEKLARQIGLEDPTKIRLTAHNCYSQQPKPQPIKFRGVEHLTDMLVHYNQSSDILYYEVLDIPLPELQGLKNLKVAFHHATKDEVVIHNIRLPKQSTVGDVINVLKTKVELSHPNAELRLLEVFYHKIYKIFPYSEKIENINDQYWTLRAEEIPEEEKNLGPHDRLIHVYHFTKDTAQNQMQVQNFGEPFFLVIHEGETLAEVKERIQKKLQVPDEEFSKWKFAFLSLGRPEYLQDSDVVSSRFQRRDVYGAWEQYLGLEHSDNAPKRAYAANQNRHTYEKPVKIYN; encoded by the exons ATGACTATGATGACTCCTGCACCATTGGAT CAACAGCAAGAGGACGAAGAGATGCTTGTGCCGCACTCGGATTTGGTCGAAGGTCCTCAGCCAATGGAAG TAGCCCAAGTGGAGCCAGCTAGTACAGTTGATAGTCAACCAGTGGAGGATCCTCCAACAATGAAATTCACTTGGACAATTGAGAACTTTACTAGGTTGAACATCAAGAAGCACTACTCTGACATGTTCGTAGTGGGCGGCTATAAATG GCGGATACTAATATTTCCCAAGGGAAACAATGTGGACTACTTGTCAATGTATTTGGATGTGGCAGATTCCGGGACATTGCCATATGGGTGGAGTAGATATGCGCACTTCAGCTTGGCTGTAGTTAATCAGATCCATACCAAGTACTCAATAAGAAAGG ACACTCAGCACCAATTCAATGCAAGAGAAAGTGACTGGGGATTCACTTCATTCATGCCTCTTGGTGATCTTTATGACCCGAGCAGGGGATATCTGGTGAACGATACAGTTGTGGTTGAAGCTGAGGTTGCTGTCCGTAAGGTTCTTGATTACTGGTCATATGACTCGAAAAAGGAAACTGGTTATGTTGGGCTCAAGAATCAGGGAGCAACTTGTTATATGAATTCTCTTCTCCAGACTTTGTACCATATACCGTACTTCAGAAAG GCTGTGTATCATATGCCAACAACTGAGAATGACATGCCTTCAGGAAGCATCCCTTTGGCGCTACAAAGTTTATTCTATAAGCTACAATACAATGATAGCAGTGTTGCAACCAAAGAATTGACCAAATCCTTTGGATGGGATACATATGATTCTTTTATGCAACATGATGTGCAGGAACTTAATAGAGTTCTTTGTGAAAAGCTTGAAGACAAAATGAAG GGAACTGTTGTGGAGGGTACAATACAGCAGTTGTTTGAAGGACATCACATGAATTACATTGAATGCATCAATGTGGATTACAAATCTACAAGAAAGGAATCATTTTATG ACCTACAGCTTGATGTGAAAGGCTGTCGGGATGTTTATGCTTCTTTTGACAAGTATGTGGAAGTTGAACGTCTTGAGGGTGACAATAAATACCACGCCGAAGAACATGGTTTGCAG GATGCTAAGAAGGGTGTTCTGTTTATTGACTTCCCTCCCGTTCTTCAACTTCAGCTAAAGCGATTTGAATATGATTTTATGCGGGACACTATGGTTAAG ATAAATGATCGCTATGAATTTCCTCTTCAACTTGACCTTGATAGGGAGAATGGAAAATATCTATCACCTGAATCAGATAAGAGTGTTCGCAACCTCTACACTCTTCATAG TGTCTTGGTGCATAGTGGTGGGGTGCATGGTGGACATTACTATGCTTTCATCAGACCAACCCTCTCAGACCAGTG GTACAAATTTGATGATGAACGTGTGACAAAAGAGGATGTGAAGAGAGCTTTAGAAGAGCAGTACGGTGGTGAGGAAGAG TTGCCACAGACCAATCCTGGCTTCAATAATACTCCTTTCAAATTTACAAAATACTCAAATGCATACATGCTTGTGTATATACGGGACagtgataaggacaaaataatatGTAACGTGGATGAGAAAGACATAGCCGAACATCTAAGG ATAAGGTTGAAGAAAGAACAAGGAGAGAAGGAGGACAAAAGGAAATATAAGGCACAAGCACACCTCTATACTATTATTAAG GTTGCTCGAGATGTGGATCTGACAGAACAAATTGGAAGGGATATTTATTTTGATCTTGTGGACCATGACAAAGTTCGTAATTTCCGTATTGAGAAACAAAAGCCCTTTAATCTTTTCAAG GAGGACGTTGCGAAAGAGTTTGGCATACCAGTGCAGTTTCAGCGTTTCTGGATTTGGGCCAAGAGACAAAACCACACATATCGCCCCAACCGACCATTGACACCTCAGGAAGAAACACAATCA GTTGGACAATTGAGAGAGGTATCAAATAAAACACACAATGCAGAGCTAAAGTTGTTTCTGGAAGTAGAGTTTGGGCCG GATCTACGTCCTATTCCTCCGCCTGTCAAAACTAAGGAAGATATCCTTCTTTTCTTTAAGCTTTATGAGCCTGAGAAACAAGAACTACG TTTTGTTGGTAGGTTTTTCGTGAAGAGTTCTAGTAAACCAGCAGAGattttaggaaaattaaatcAACTGGCTGGTTTTACCCCTGATGAAGAAATTGAACTTTATGAG GAAATAAAGTTTGAGCCCTGTATCATGTGCGAACACCTTGACAAGAAGACCTCATTTCGATTAAGTCAG ATTGAAGATGGGGATATTATTTGCTTTCAGAAGTCTACTCCTCttgaaagtgaagaagaatgTAAATATCCTGATGTTCCTTCATTTTTGGAATACGTACACAATCGCCAG GTTGTTCATTTCCGTTCTTTGGAGAAACCTAAGGAGGAGGATTTCAGTTTAGAATT GTCAAAGCTACACACTTACGATGATGTGGTGGAGAAATTGGCTCGCCAAATTGGTTTGGAAGATCCCACCAAAATCAGACTCACTGCACATAACTGCTACTCTCAGCAACCTAAGCCCCAACCAATTAAATTTCGGGGCGTAGAGCATTTAACTGATATGTTAGTTCATTACAATCAA AGCTCTGATATTTTGTATTATGAAGTCTTGGACATCCCCCTGCCAGAATTGCAAGGCCTAAAAAATCTAAAAGTTGCTTTTCATCATGCTACAAAAGATGAG GTGGTGATTCACAACATTAGATTGCCCAAACAGAGCACTGTGGGGGATGTCATTAATGTACTTAAAACGAAG GTAGAGCTGTCTCATCCAAATGCAGAACTCCGATTGCTTGAGGTTTTCTATCACAAGATTTACAAG ATCTTCCCATACAGTGAGAAAATTGAGAATATAAATGACCAGTACTGGACTTTGCGTGCAGAGGAG ATtccagaagaagagaaaaacttgGGTCCCCATGATCGCTTGATTCATGTTTACCACTTTACAAAAGACACTGCACAGAACCAGATG CAAGTACAAAATTTTGGGGAACCTTTCTTCTTGGTCATCCATGAAGGTGAAACTTTAGCTGAAGTTAAAGAACGGATACAAAAGAAATTGCAGGTCCCCGATGAGGAGTTCTCCAAG TGGAAGTTTGCTTTCTTGTCACTTGGTCGTCCTGAGTACTTGCAGGATTCTGATGTTGTTTCCAGCCGTTTTCAG AGAAGAGATGTTTATGGTGCATGGGAGCAGTACCTTGGGTTGGAGCACTCTGATAATGCTCCTAAGAGAGCGTATGCTGCAAATCAG AACCGTCACACATACGAGAAGCCAGTTAAAATATACAACTAA
- the LOC137746105 gene encoding ubiquitin C-terminal hydrolase 12 isoform X1: MTMMTPAPLDQQQQEDEEMLVPHSDLVEGPQPMEVAQVEPASTVDSQPVEDPPTMKFTWTIENFTRLNIKKHYSDMFVVGGYKWRILIFPKGNNVDYLSMYLDVADSGTLPYGWSRYAHFSLAVVNQIHTKYSIRKDTQHQFNARESDWGFTSFMPLGDLYDPSRGYLVNDTVVVEAEVAVRKVLDYWSYDSKKETGYVGLKNQGATCYMNSLLQTLYHIPYFRKAVYHMPTTENDMPSGSIPLALQSLFYKLQYNDSSVATKELTKSFGWDTYDSFMQHDVQELNRVLCEKLEDKMKGTVVEGTIQQLFEGHHMNYIECINVDYKSTRKESFYDLQLDVKGCRDVYASFDKYVEVERLEGDNKYHAEEHGLQDAKKGVLFIDFPPVLQLQLKRFEYDFMRDTMVKINDRYEFPLQLDLDRENGKYLSPESDKSVRNLYTLHSVLVHSGGVHGGHYYAFIRPTLSDQWYKFDDERVTKEDVKRALEEQYGGEEELPQTNPGFNNTPFKFTKYSNAYMLVYIRDSDKDKIICNVDEKDIAEHLRIRLKKEQGEKEDKRKYKAQAHLYTIIKVARDVDLTEQIGRDIYFDLVDHDKVRNFRIEKQKPFNLFKEDVAKEFGIPVQFQRFWIWAKRQNHTYRPNRPLTPQEETQSVGQLREVSNKTHNAELKLFLEVEFGPDLRPIPPPVKTKEDILLFFKLYEPEKQELRFVGRFFVKSSSKPAEILGKLNQLAGFTPDEEIELYEEIKFEPCIMCEHLDKKTSFRLSQIEDGDIICFQKSTPLESEEECKYPDVPSFLEYVHNRQVVHFRSLEKPKEEDFSLELSKLHTYDDVVEKLARQIGLEDPTKIRLTAHNCYSQQPKPQPIKFRGVEHLTDMLVHYNQSSDILYYEVLDIPLPELQGLKNLKVAFHHATKDEVVIHNIRLPKQSTVGDVINVLKTKVELSHPNAELRLLEVFYHKIYKIFPYSEKIENINDQYWTLRAEEIPEEEKNLGPHDRLIHVYHFTKDTAQNQMQVQNFGEPFFLVIHEGETLAEVKERIQKKLQVPDEEFSKWKFAFLSLGRPEYLQDSDVVSSRFQRRDVYGAWEQYLGLEHSDNAPKRAYAANQNRHTYEKPVKIYN; encoded by the exons ATGACTATGATGACTCCTGCACCATTGGAT cAGCAACAGCAAGAGGACGAAGAGATGCTTGTGCCGCACTCGGATTTGGTCGAAGGTCCTCAGCCAATGGAAG TAGCCCAAGTGGAGCCAGCTAGTACAGTTGATAGTCAACCAGTGGAGGATCCTCCAACAATGAAATTCACTTGGACAATTGAGAACTTTACTAGGTTGAACATCAAGAAGCACTACTCTGACATGTTCGTAGTGGGCGGCTATAAATG GCGGATACTAATATTTCCCAAGGGAAACAATGTGGACTACTTGTCAATGTATTTGGATGTGGCAGATTCCGGGACATTGCCATATGGGTGGAGTAGATATGCGCACTTCAGCTTGGCTGTAGTTAATCAGATCCATACCAAGTACTCAATAAGAAAGG ACACTCAGCACCAATTCAATGCAAGAGAAAGTGACTGGGGATTCACTTCATTCATGCCTCTTGGTGATCTTTATGACCCGAGCAGGGGATATCTGGTGAACGATACAGTTGTGGTTGAAGCTGAGGTTGCTGTCCGTAAGGTTCTTGATTACTGGTCATATGACTCGAAAAAGGAAACTGGTTATGTTGGGCTCAAGAATCAGGGAGCAACTTGTTATATGAATTCTCTTCTCCAGACTTTGTACCATATACCGTACTTCAGAAAG GCTGTGTATCATATGCCAACAACTGAGAATGACATGCCTTCAGGAAGCATCCCTTTGGCGCTACAAAGTTTATTCTATAAGCTACAATACAATGATAGCAGTGTTGCAACCAAAGAATTGACCAAATCCTTTGGATGGGATACATATGATTCTTTTATGCAACATGATGTGCAGGAACTTAATAGAGTTCTTTGTGAAAAGCTTGAAGACAAAATGAAG GGAACTGTTGTGGAGGGTACAATACAGCAGTTGTTTGAAGGACATCACATGAATTACATTGAATGCATCAATGTGGATTACAAATCTACAAGAAAGGAATCATTTTATG ACCTACAGCTTGATGTGAAAGGCTGTCGGGATGTTTATGCTTCTTTTGACAAGTATGTGGAAGTTGAACGTCTTGAGGGTGACAATAAATACCACGCCGAAGAACATGGTTTGCAG GATGCTAAGAAGGGTGTTCTGTTTATTGACTTCCCTCCCGTTCTTCAACTTCAGCTAAAGCGATTTGAATATGATTTTATGCGGGACACTATGGTTAAG ATAAATGATCGCTATGAATTTCCTCTTCAACTTGACCTTGATAGGGAGAATGGAAAATATCTATCACCTGAATCAGATAAGAGTGTTCGCAACCTCTACACTCTTCATAG TGTCTTGGTGCATAGTGGTGGGGTGCATGGTGGACATTACTATGCTTTCATCAGACCAACCCTCTCAGACCAGTG GTACAAATTTGATGATGAACGTGTGACAAAAGAGGATGTGAAGAGAGCTTTAGAAGAGCAGTACGGTGGTGAGGAAGAG TTGCCACAGACCAATCCTGGCTTCAATAATACTCCTTTCAAATTTACAAAATACTCAAATGCATACATGCTTGTGTATATACGGGACagtgataaggacaaaataatatGTAACGTGGATGAGAAAGACATAGCCGAACATCTAAGG ATAAGGTTGAAGAAAGAACAAGGAGAGAAGGAGGACAAAAGGAAATATAAGGCACAAGCACACCTCTATACTATTATTAAG GTTGCTCGAGATGTGGATCTGACAGAACAAATTGGAAGGGATATTTATTTTGATCTTGTGGACCATGACAAAGTTCGTAATTTCCGTATTGAGAAACAAAAGCCCTTTAATCTTTTCAAG GAGGACGTTGCGAAAGAGTTTGGCATACCAGTGCAGTTTCAGCGTTTCTGGATTTGGGCCAAGAGACAAAACCACACATATCGCCCCAACCGACCATTGACACCTCAGGAAGAAACACAATCA GTTGGACAATTGAGAGAGGTATCAAATAAAACACACAATGCAGAGCTAAAGTTGTTTCTGGAAGTAGAGTTTGGGCCG GATCTACGTCCTATTCCTCCGCCTGTCAAAACTAAGGAAGATATCCTTCTTTTCTTTAAGCTTTATGAGCCTGAGAAACAAGAACTACG TTTTGTTGGTAGGTTTTTCGTGAAGAGTTCTAGTAAACCAGCAGAGattttaggaaaattaaatcAACTGGCTGGTTTTACCCCTGATGAAGAAATTGAACTTTATGAG GAAATAAAGTTTGAGCCCTGTATCATGTGCGAACACCTTGACAAGAAGACCTCATTTCGATTAAGTCAG ATTGAAGATGGGGATATTATTTGCTTTCAGAAGTCTACTCCTCttgaaagtgaagaagaatgTAAATATCCTGATGTTCCTTCATTTTTGGAATACGTACACAATCGCCAG GTTGTTCATTTCCGTTCTTTGGAGAAACCTAAGGAGGAGGATTTCAGTTTAGAATT GTCAAAGCTACACACTTACGATGATGTGGTGGAGAAATTGGCTCGCCAAATTGGTTTGGAAGATCCCACCAAAATCAGACTCACTGCACATAACTGCTACTCTCAGCAACCTAAGCCCCAACCAATTAAATTTCGGGGCGTAGAGCATTTAACTGATATGTTAGTTCATTACAATCAA AGCTCTGATATTTTGTATTATGAAGTCTTGGACATCCCCCTGCCAGAATTGCAAGGCCTAAAAAATCTAAAAGTTGCTTTTCATCATGCTACAAAAGATGAG GTGGTGATTCACAACATTAGATTGCCCAAACAGAGCACTGTGGGGGATGTCATTAATGTACTTAAAACGAAG GTAGAGCTGTCTCATCCAAATGCAGAACTCCGATTGCTTGAGGTTTTCTATCACAAGATTTACAAG ATCTTCCCATACAGTGAGAAAATTGAGAATATAAATGACCAGTACTGGACTTTGCGTGCAGAGGAG ATtccagaagaagagaaaaacttgGGTCCCCATGATCGCTTGATTCATGTTTACCACTTTACAAAAGACACTGCACAGAACCAGATG CAAGTACAAAATTTTGGGGAACCTTTCTTCTTGGTCATCCATGAAGGTGAAACTTTAGCTGAAGTTAAAGAACGGATACAAAAGAAATTGCAGGTCCCCGATGAGGAGTTCTCCAAG TGGAAGTTTGCTTTCTTGTCACTTGGTCGTCCTGAGTACTTGCAGGATTCTGATGTTGTTTCCAGCCGTTTTCAG AGAAGAGATGTTTATGGTGCATGGGAGCAGTACCTTGGGTTGGAGCACTCTGATAATGCTCCTAAGAGAGCGTATGCTGCAAATCAG AACCGTCACACATACGAGAAGCCAGTTAAAATATACAACTAA